From a single Daphnia pulex isolate KAP4 chromosome 2, ASM2113471v1 genomic region:
- the LOC124208512 gene encoding ubiquitin carboxyl-terminal hydrolase 24-like — MDVEDENISTLMAMGFPDIGEIKRALRLAKNDLNEAVAILTNDQSVSSYGPVADLNIDVDMKEVAGVSKGSSEDASVSESGNDGFPETHLYELESRVFTDQWSIPYKKDESLHKCLAAATKLIEEGVWENDENMQRFLNKCMPEAFRKLLNSGAVQRWNSEIQKGIYNMLELFIDLLVVRMKHKPVPVQMLNQVFSLACDLDCEWNCKNKGQQSEEKHWEDLFGPGEIFARSPENFNQDPYGWLVDLLNHFGAKNGFGMMQDSFEEDLDPVSMAAILRPLGNCAELLNPSAVCPMLTKCVEYAVNHVTMIEDKDLKNKDIGAVLELLVALKLLCKCLWPDLADRMNNIRLEVILRMLKTPHFSTRMNALKEVSKLVEEAESTSPKKSSIPGDQLAEWLSDHQVLSVALEGNIDHVQYTDRIKGLVEFLGPRLSSDELSQIWAMGEKSFHVVDNLHGVLAAAAPKLAPAQLDHLLLLVQEKWQRNSNDRMREKLLSFLGQLGKECRVSKTGSKILETLWDLARYTGLPCHLVERALDEHLSVLAEIPNKEQLRKTYVLRCIDDLKKGNQGTLPLLRHLLNVARSMVKGSGTYHKPDKTALAEWNTNHEIVKLLLVSLGKCHSQAVASAKVLSQSLTQETIADTRYGYRHGQLIQAHLDLLQLLLKEADLYLPWARCKELWDTLVTNPDACEADRECCFQWFASCLGDMQPDTQSALFREKILKSNPAQLTLRGFECVKTFFESVNVSDGKMRRFGTQAMVEKLDPIGTDYFWQVALESPNEDLAKEAMGHILDISYLHLAPRMKKDPATLHKKFINDCYKRLETQVPCSKATSSNTPAISLVQLSSLTPDKKSGCLQHIRRLLELVEKYISVIEETHPAPRTILPHGLSFKGEPIGLHIKTEDSKTDIDLLVHSHETVWAVKQKIASLLRLNAEQITLVIGDRPSPLGREQKSLSQLGCTDKQTWVVKSTSGAGAVSGGAQLTELKENWDELPNTPSPVVGASPSDTVETEMEEASSLSTSNTSAARMSFHIEQERSLPGIVMANGGQVFTMLYQLSEIDDLKIQETIRRLLHLIPTDPAVLEVLEKVASRRSAASAFSTAASFDVDIRPRPSVGSLNALSASNTASTSPFARATAPTVVGHAAIATSPTKSIPSLSISHKPSGLASNIRSASFRRAPQQLSVADKNDSKESVEDMLRGLLNPTAPLMSPFRVLYNLEVLSGRLMPTFFDITTLNKTNVFKQEFLLACGLNFVSRVLRKDYFSQDVNYEIRQGCCLIALQLARFLLCGEVDEAASSMAMKTQMTPSKLQLTPTKMTPTKISPIRQTTPIKIQLSPVKLQSVTTSLSFSCSPVKEISLETAKAALQVLQTLSEAEFLDMISCFVRVCWAAAAGKLYLAAAPGSSPLPNKDGGGQSIDSGTGTGSNISVASSLLNPGRRSRQSSTGSTSSSSSCGDTDTAGLYFGICASNKELCSKDVLIACEALELLITCLEVRGTKELAAFFSFPYVKDFIIDILLGCASSEVRDKASALFFRLSQAQSQSSKHPLTQILVKAPVPLWITSCTTRGASQRLLSQCSQYFNLRCRLLSSLTVADQRSLGLVAVSMLNDEVGWLSNFTPYSGTSSIEMEQADNALLAGHLNVVRGLLNCDGVNRKEAGKLLIPDLLNQYLFPASKLIAEGLKRASFLSTPTNINPKCSQSESRLAAYALIIELVVECKENLEAVVKQLISMHHRFNPDLAKEFEFEPAVEGRAACNFVGLKNAGATCYMNSVIQQLYLIPGIKESILAIDDEDSDEDTLFFQFQMVMGHLQDSKLQYYVPEKFWRCLRLRGQPVNVREQQDSFEFFTHLADSIDEHLFRNEREKLFQNTLGGVFSDQMICKECPHRYEREQIFLALNLTVKSHNLLDSLEQFVKGELLEGDNAYFCEECGVKRNTVKRMCIKTLPSTLVIQLKRFYYDWDAGRSLKFDDYFQFPWELDMAPYTSEGIQERERTDSPGVDVTTATTSKNRNSLTLKSTRMSSSNYELVGVVVHSGQASAGHYYSFIKERKRSEDRSGRNRWLKFNDTTVEEFDMNDTTLEAECFGGTYKAKSYDTTNGFPETRQRYWNGYILFYDRIEDPMKTPRTPRKGTSSSGANSSIVTRSRSFRAAGSLSSTPNKLSSASIGSVPQRDSLSQLSELLNHGERQGLFGGKMPAQVQQAVREENLRFLKSRDVYCPDYYEFIYELCQANATKKTASNSCAVPSVNLALHFLCHTYLRIRAKESSRLSSWVDLINSYTSSYKECSMWAIDFWSGEEGTKHIRSFLLECPSRNVRHQFSKILENSLSSFFSHGGETNQPCLIKLLESLLSMLDKDVPDNCKTCSQFFYLLSTYANMGVDQCQHLFQLGAFRKLLVFLLGADRVGFNPPSPVLSPRENNSKPTPTGQKSLAIPLPAPSPTSTLQRRWSQTQAKDFHDLHTTLATMILHCDLQAQNSSITACDNTGRLPTPPEVTSVLYGQSSVFYFQELVVACCHLNNISGESSLIRMLLYIARGQLDFSRTLLRETLHQCAVVSASELKNLAQLLQEILVLEDGLQFNRLQCVIDGFTDKDGQSVEGVLALIQSQQSNDSRRAYQLMKFLVSLANRLQIAKDYLLQSPCKWQWSVNWLKQKIEQSYWSPHADLSNENSNTRIFQRTTSAQVTLEEATALLTEFESSDMETETDLDFGLAQSIETDEISTTQESTSKSKCRFSLGPS, encoded by the exons ATGGACGTCGAAGACGAAAATATCAGCACGTTAATGGCCATGGGATTTCCGGACATCGGAGAAATCAAACGAGCTTTACGTTTAGCCAAGAATGATCTAAATGAAGCAGTTGCTATCCTCACCAATGATCAGTCAGTGTCATCTTATGGACCTGTTGCTGACTTAAACATCGATGTTGACATGAAAGAGGTAGCTGGTGTTTCCAAAGGATCCAGCGAAGATGCTTCCGTGTCTGAA AGTGGAAATGATGGCTTCCCTGAAACCCACCTGTATGAATTAGAGTCTAGAGTATTTACAGATCAATGGTCTATTCCTTATAAAAAGGATGAAAGTTTGCATAAATGCTTAGCAGCTGCGACAAAACTAATAGAAGAAG GTGTTTGGGAGAATGATGAAAACATGCAGAGGTTTTTGAATAAATGCATGCCAGAGGCATTCAGAAAGTTGTTAAATTCTGGAGCAGTGCAGAGGTGGAActctgaaattcaaaaaggaatCTATAATATGCTGGAGCTATTCATAGATCTTCTTGTTGTTCGCATGAAGCACAAACCAGTTCCTGTTCAAATGCTTAACCAGGTATTCTCACTTGCCTGTGATTTAGACTGTGAATGGAATTGCAAGAATAAAGGACAACAGAGTGAGGAAAAACACTGGGAAGATTTATTTGGACCAGGTGAAATATTTGCAAGGTCGCCGGAAAATTTTAATCAG GATCCATATGGTTGGCTTGTGGACCTTTTGAATCATTTTGGAGCCAAAAATGGATTCGGCATGATGCAAGATAGTTTTGAAGAAGATCTTGATCCAGTTTCCATGGCTGCGATATTAAGACCATTAGGAAACTGTGCCGAATTGTTAAATCCATCTGCTGTGTGTCCCATGCTTACAAAATGTGTGGAGTATGCTGTTAATCATGTTACGATGATTGAagataaagatttaaaaaacaag GATATCGGAGCTGTCCTTGAACTACTAGTTGCGCTAAAGTTACTCTGCAAATGTTTATGGCCTGACCTTGCTGACAGAATGAACAACATTCGCCTTGAGGTGATCCTACGCATGCTGAAAACACCTCATTTTAGCACACGAATGAATGCTctgaaa gaaGTTTCAAAGTTAGTGGAGGAAGCTGAATCCACGTCGCCAAAGAAATCTTCTATTCCAGGAGATCAGCTGGCAGAATGGTTGTCTGATCATCAGGTGTTGTCGGTTGCTCTGGAAGGCAATATTGACCACGTACAGTACACCGATCGGATTAAAG GTCTTGTCGAATTTTTGGGTCCACGCCTAAGCTCGGATGAGTTGAGTCAAATCTGGGCAAtgggagaaaaaagttttcatgTCGTGGATAATCTACATGGTGTTCTTGCCGCTGCTGCTCCCAAACTTGCCCCGGCTCAGTTGGATCATTTGTTGCTGCTCGTTCAAGAg aaatgGCAGCGCAATTCCAACGATCGAATGAGAGAAAAGTTACTCAGCTTTCTTGGCCAGCTTGGTAAAGAATGTCGAGTATCTAAAACGGGTTCAAAGATATTGGAAACATTATGGGATTTAGCCCGCTATACCGGACTTCCATGTCACTTAGTTGAGAGAGCACTCGATGAGCATTTGAGTGTGTTGGCTGAAATACCGAACAAAGagcaattaagaaaaacatatGTTTTGCGCTGCATCGACGATTTGAAGAAAGGAAATCAG GGTACACTCCCACTGCTTCGTCATTTGTTGAATGTTGCTCGGAGCATGGTAAAAGGGAGTGGGACTTACCACAAACCTGACAAAACTGCTTTAGCAGAGTGGAACACTAATCACGAAATTGTTAAACTATTGCTAGTTTCACTTGGAAAGTGCCATTCTCAGGCAGTTGCTTCAGCTAAAGTTTTGTCTCAGTCCTTAACCCAAGAGACGATTGCGGATACCAGATATGGGTATCGACATGGACAGCTTATTCAAGCTCACCTTGATTTGTTGCAATTACTATTGAAGGAAGCTGACTTATACCTTCCGTGGGCTAGGTGCAAGGAATTGTGGGACACTCTTGTGACAAACCCAGATGCATGTGAAGCTGACAGAGAG TGTTGTTTTCAATGGTTTGCATCGTGCTTGGGAGACATGCAGCCTGATACGCAAAGTGCTCTTTTCcgcgaaaaaattttgaagagTAACCCTGCCCAACTTACTCTGAGAGGTTTTGAGTGTGTTAAAACTTTCTTTGAATCCGTGAATGTGTCGGATGGCAAAATGCGAAGATTTGGAACACAAGCG ATGGTTGAAAAATTGGACCCTATTGGCACTGACTATTTTTGGCAAGTAGCTTTGGAGTCTCCAAATGAAGACTTAGCAAAAGAAGCCATGGGGCATATTTTAGATATCTCGTATTTACATCTTGCTCCCCGGATGAAAAAGGATCCTGCGACTTTGCATAAAAAGTTTATTAATGATTGCTATAAGCGATTAGAGACCCAAGTTCCATGTTCCAAAGCCACATCTTCAAACACGCCTGCAATTTCTCTTGTTCAGCTGTCGTCGTTGACACCCGACAAAAA ATCTGGTTGTCTTCAGCACATCAGGCGGTTGTTAGAACTTGtcgaaaaatatataagtgTCATAGAAGAAACCCATCCAGCTCCAAGAACAATTTTGCCTCATGGACTATCATTTAAAGGAGAACCAATAGGATTACACATAAAAACGGAAGATTCCAAGACGGACATTGATTTACTG GTTCATAGTCACGAAACGGTATGGGCTGTCAAACAAAAGATTGCATCGCTTCTACGCCTCAACGCCGAACAAATTACTTTGGTCATAGGCGATCGCCCTTCTCCTCTAG GTCGAGAACAAAAGTCGTTGAGTCAACTCGGTTGTACGGACAAGCAAACTTGGGTTGTTAAATCAACGTCTGGGGCTGGGGCTGTGTCTGGTGGTGCGCAGCTAACTGAG ttgaaagaaaattgggaTGAATTGCCAAACACTCCATCACCCGTTGTTGGAGCCTCTCCTTCAGATACGGTTGAAACCGAAATGGAAGAGGCATCCAGCCTTAGCACATCGAATACCTCCGCTGCTCGAATGTCTTTCCACATTGAACAGGAGCGATCCTTGCCTGGCATTGTTATGGCTAACGGTGGCCAAGTCTTTACCATGCTTTATCAACTTTCGGAAATTGATGATCTTAA gATTCAAGAAACTATTCGAAGGCTATTACATTTGATTCCGACGGATCCTGCAGTCCTAGAAGTTCTGGAAAAAGTTGCCTCGAGACGATCTGCTGCGTCTGCATTTTCGACCGCTGCTTCGTTTGACGTTGATATACGTCCACGGCCTTCGGTTGGAAGTTTAAATGCTCTCAGTGCCAGTAATACTGCTTCAACATCACCATTTGCACGTGCTACTGCACCCACAGTTGTTGGCCATGCAGCTATTGCGACATCACCGACGAAAA GCATACCCTCACTTTCTATTTCTCATAAGCCAAGTGGGTTAGCTAGTAATATACGCTCTGCAAGCTTTCGCCGTGCGCCACAACAACTTTCAGTTGCCGATAAGAACGATTCTAAGGAATCTGTGGAGGACATGCTCAGAGGATTACTGAATCCAACAGCTCCACTCATGTCTCCTTTCCGTGTACTTTATAATCTTGAG GTTTTGTCTGGACGATTAATGCCAACATTTTTCGACATAACTACCCTGAACAAGACCAACGTCTTCAAGCAAGAATTTCTATTGGCTTGTGGATTAAACTTCGTGTCTCGAGTTCTTCGCAAGGATTATTTTTCGCAAGATGTCAACTATGAAATCCGACAAGGATGCTGCTTGATTGCTCTTCAATTGGCCCGCTTTTTGTTGTGTGGTGAAGTTGATGAAGCAGCTTCAAGTATGGCAATGAAAACCCAAATGACTCCTTCCAAGTTGCAGTTAACGCCGACGAAAATGACGCCTACGAAAATTTCACCTATTCGTCAGACTACGCCtattaaaattcaactttcTCCTGTAAAGCTGCAATCCGTCACCACTTCCTTGAGCTTTTCGTGTAGCCCCgtcaaagaaatttctttggaAACGGCAAAAGCAGCCTTGCAAGTATTGCAAACCTTGAGCGAAGCTGAATTTCTTGATATGATTTCCTGCTTCGTTCGCGTATGCTGGGCAGCCGCTGCAGGAAAGTTGTACCTCGCCGCCGCACCTGGGTCATCACCTTTGCCGAACAAGGACGGTGGTGGTCAGTCGATTGATAGTGGCACTGGCACTGGCAGCAATATCAGCGTCGCATCATCTCTACTCAATCCCGGCAGACGAAGTCGTCAGAGTAGTACGGGTAGCACAAGTAGCAGTAGCAGTTGCGGAGATACCGATACTGCCGGTCTGTACTTTGGGATTTGCGCTTCCAACAAAGAACTCTGCAGCAAAGATGTTCTCATTGCCTGTGAAGCTCTTGAGTTGCTGATTACTTGTCTAGAGGTGCGAGGGACAAAAGAGCTcgcagcttttttttcctttccctaTGTTAAAG atttcatcaTAGATATACTTCTTGGTTGTGCCAGTTCAGAAGTGCGAGACAAAGCTTCTGCTCTGTTTTTTAGACTTAGCCAAGCACAAAGTCAGTCCAGTAAACATCCACTAACTCAG aTTTTAGTCAAAGCTCCAGTCCCACTATGGATAACATCGTGTACAACGCGAGGGGCATCGCAGCGACTGTTATCGCAGTGCAgtcaatatttcaatttgcGGTGTCGACTCTTGTCATCACTGACGGTAGCTGATCAGCGCAGTTTAGGACTAGTGGCTGTATCTATGCTAAACGATGAAGTTGGATGGCTGTCCAATTTCACTCCGTACAGTGGAACTTCATCGATCGAGATGGAGCAAGCCGACAATGCCTTGCTAGCTGGTCATTTAAATGTGGTGAGAGGACTTCTCAACTGTGATGGT GTAAACCGAAAAGAAGCAGGGAAACTATTAATACCAGACCTTCTTAATCAATATCTCTTTCCGGCATCAAAATTAATTGCCGAAGGATTAAAACGTGCTAGTTTCTTGTCTACTCCAACAAATATTAATCCTAAATGCAGTCAATCGGAATCGCGTCTTGCTGCATATGCATTGATCATTGAGTTGGTTGTTGAATGTAAGGAGAATCTTGAAGCTGTGGTCAAACAACTGATATCCATGCACCATCGATTCAACCCAGATTTGGCTAAAGAATTTGAG TTTGAACCAGCAGTGGAAGGTCGAGCGGCCTGTAATTTCGTGGGGTTAAAAAATGCAGGCGCAACTTGCTATATGAACTCTGTAATCCAGCAGTTATATCTCATCCCAGGCATCAAAGAGAGCATTTTGGCAATCGACGATGAAGATTCGGACGAAGACACGCTTTTCTTCCAGTTCCAAATGGTCATGGGACACTTACAG GATTCCAAACTTCAGTACTATGTGCCAGAGAAGTTCTGGCGTTGCTTACGCCTTCGAGGCCAACCTGTCAATGTTCGTGAACAACAAGActcttttgagtttttcacACACTTGGCTGATAGTATTGACGAACATCTTTTCAGAAATGAGcgtgaaaaactttttcaaaacaCTCTTGGTGGCGTTTTTAGCGATCAAATGATTTGCAAAGAATGTCCACATCGCTATGAAAGAGAGCAAATTTTCCTTGCTCTAAATCTGACAGTGAAAAGTCACAATCTACTTGATTCACTGGAGCAGTTTGTTAAAGGAGAACTTTTAGAAGGAGATAATGCTTATTTCTGTGAAGAGTGCGGCGTAAAG AGAAATACAGTTAAACGCATGTGCATCAAGACATTGCCTTCAACCTTGGTTATTCAGCTGAAGCGCTTCTACTACGATTGGGATGCAGGAAGGTCACTCAAGTTCGATGACTACTTTCAA TTTCCATGGGAATTGGATATGGCACCGTACACGTCAGAAGGCATTCAAGAGCGAGAACGAACCGACAGTCCTGGTGTTGATGTTACTACAGCAACTACATCTAAAAATCGCAATAGTTTGACTTTAAAGAGTACGCGTATGTCTTCAAGCAATTACGAGCTTGTTGGCGTCGTTGTACACAGTGGACAAGCCAGCGCTGGACACTACTACTCCtttattaaagaaagaaaacgttcGGAAGATCGTTCCGGTCGTAATCGATGGCTGAAATTCAATGATACAACCGTTGAAGAATTCGATATGAATGATACAACTCTTGAAGCTGAATGCTTCGGTGGAACTTACAAAGCAAAGAGTTATGATACAA CGAATGGATTTCCGGAAACACGACAGCGATATTGGAACGGCTATATTCTGTTTTATGACAGAATCGAAGATCCCATGAAAACTCCACGAACTCCTCGTAAGGGAACAAGCAGCTCTGGAGCAAATTCTAGCATTGTGACTAGAAGCCGATCTTTCCGAGCAGCAGGATCCCTATCCTCTACGCCTAACAAACTTTCATCAGCTTCG ATTGGATCTGTTCCGCAACGTGACAGTTTAAGCCAATTGTCTGAATTGCTGAACCACGGTGAAAGGCAAGGCCTATTTGGAGGAAAAATGCCCGCCCAAGTGCAACAAGCAGTGAGGGAAGAAAATCTTCGTTTTTTGAAATCTCGGGACGTTTACTGTCCGGACTACTATGAATTTATCTACGAATTGTGTCAA gCCAATGCAACCAAGAAGACTGCATCCAATTCATGTGCAGTACCATCCGTAAATCTTGCCCTTCACTTTTTGTGCCACACTTATTTACGAATTCGAGCTAAAGAATCCAGCCGCCTCTCTTCTTGGGTCGACCTAATCAATAGCTACACATCATCTTACAAAGAGTGTTCAATGTGGGCCATTGATTTTTGGTCAGGGGAAGAAGGAACTAAGCATATTCGATCCTTTCTGCTGGAGTGTCCTTCTCGAAATGTACGCCACCAGTTTTCAAAGATATTGGAAAATTCGTTGTCGAGTTTTTTTAGTCATGGAGGGGAGACG aaTCAACCGTGTCTAATAAAATTACTGGAATCGTTGCTGTCCATGTTGGATAAAGATGTCCCTGATAATTGCAAAACATGctcgcaatttttttatcttctatCAACTTATGCAAATATg GGAGTTGACCAGTgtcaacatttatttcaacTTGGTGCTTTCCGTAAGCTCCTCGTGTTTCTGTTGGGAGCAGACAGAGTCGGATTCAATCCTCCATCACCAGTTTTATCCCCCCGAGAAAATAATTCGAAGCCAACACCAACCGGACAAAAAAGTCTTGCCATACCTTTGCCAGCACCTTCCCCTACCTCTACACTGCAAAGAAGGTGGAGTCAAACGCAGGCAAAGGATTTCCATGATCTCCATACAACACTGGCAACAATGATCCTTCATTGCGATTTGCAAGCCCAAAATTCCAGCATCACAGCCTGTGACAATACTGGTAGGCTTCCTACACCACCGGAAGTAACTTCAGTGCTGTATGGACAAAGTTCCGTATTTTACTTTCAG GAATTAGTCGTTGCGTGTTGCCATTTAAATAACATAAGTGGTGAATCATCATTGATCCGAATGCTGTTGTATATTGCTCGGGGACAGCTGGATTTCTCGCGGACTCTGCTTCGTGAAACATTG caCCAGTGCGCGGTTGTTTCGGCTagtgaattgaaaaatttggcGCAGCTTCTCCAAGAAATTTTG GTTTTGGAGGATGGTCTGCAGTTTAACCGACTTCAGTGCGTTATTGATGGTTTTACTGACAAGGACGGCCAGTCTGTTGAAGGCGTtttag CCTTAATACAATCGCAACAAAGCAACGACAGCAGGCGGGCCTATCagctaatgaaatttttagtTAGTCTTGCAAATCGCCTTCAAATTGCAAAAGACTACCTGTTGCAATCACCATGCAAGTGGCAGTGGTCAGTCAATTGGTTGAAGCAAAAGATTGAGCAAAGCTACTGGTCACCCCACGCTGATCTTAGCAATGAGAATTCCAACACACGAATATTTCAACGAACAACATCTGCTCAG GTTACATTGGAAGAGGCTACAGCACTTCTGACCGAGTTTGAATCGTCGGACATGGAAACCGAAACGGATCTTGATTTTGGGTTAGCGCAGTCTATTGAAACTGATGAGATATCTACTACCCAAGAATCTACTTCTAAATCAAAGTGTCGTTTTAGCTTAGGTCCCTCTTGA
- the LOC124208546 gene encoding craniofacial development protein 1-like → MNEEDFSSDSSDDDYIPTGAESDVEELSDEAEQISNNESDDAVEQSSSKKRKRPLKKNKLKKTKVSEEPDEGDKLKNTDNDEDKKQRIDSIWASFKEGTDTKELKETVAPIVTKPTTSTVYKFAGEEIEIPEEVKKTGPLNSQEIKGKRPPALKSGGLSSFTSQLSSKKAKLSTLEKSKLDWDRFKTDEGIAEDLKSFNQGKKGFLERQAFLERADVKQFEIEKNFRAGRKPQ, encoded by the exons ATGaatgaagaagatttttcCTCAGATTCCAGTGATGATGATTACATTCCTACAG GTGCTGAGAGTGATGTTGAAGAATTATCAGATGAAGCTGAACAAATTTCTAACAATGAAAGTGATGACGCTGTAGAACAAAGCTCttccaaaaagagaaaacgtcccttaaaaaagaataaattaaaaaa aACAAAAGTTTCTGAAGAACCAGATGAAGgagataaattaaaaaatactgataatgatgaagataaaaaacaaaggatTGACAGTATATGGGCAAGTTTCAAGGAGGGAACTGacacaaaagaattaaaagagaCTGTTGCACCTATTGTAACCAAACCTACAACATCTACAGTCTATAAATTTGCTGGAGAAGAAATCGA aatccCAGAAGAAGTTAAGAAAACTGGACCATTAAATtcccaagaaataaaaggaaaaagaccTCCAGCTTTAAAATCTGGGGGCCTTTCTAGCTTTACCAGTCAACTGTCAAGTAAAAAAGCAAAGCTCAGCacattggaaaaatcaaagctGGATTGGGATCGCTTTAAAACTGATGAAGGAATTGCGGAAGATCTGAAATCTTTTAATCAAGGCAAAAAGGGATTTTTGGAAAGGCAAGCTTTTCTAGAACGGGCTGACGTAAAACAATTtgagattgaaaaaaattttcgtgcTGGGCGGAAACCTCAGTAA